Proteins found in one Takifugu rubripes chromosome 15, fTakRub1.2, whole genome shotgun sequence genomic segment:
- the LOC115246473 gene encoding hephaestin-like protein 1 isoform X1, with protein sequence MDRSLRLLASCLLCVLCSGAGETRGRERVYYIGIIEGTWNYAPSGKNLLNGKDIANDEHASTFLESGPQRIGRVYKKAMFRQYTDRKYSQQIPGPAWLGFLGPVLRAEVGDVILVHLKNFASRNYSIHPHGVFYEKDAEGALYPDGTSKAMKMDDAVPPGGSYTYRWEVRPEFAPTDDDANCLTWVYHSHVDAPRDIASGLIGALLTCKKGILTEAAHSAQGSAESVRNDVDQDVFLMFNVVDENLSWYLQDNIRSCCDPAGVDLEDADFMESNKMHAINGYMFGNLPRITLCQGRAVAWHLFGMGNEVDIHSAFFHGNTLLDRGHRTDVLSLFPATFATAEMVPKARGKWLLTCQVNDHFQAGMQAFYEVKSCNGVSGTTLTDGVVRNYYMAVEKVLWDYAPSGQDLINNINLTEADSASGTFFGRDGNRIGGQYLKVMYKEYTDSSFTTTKPQTPESQHLALFGPVLRAEEGDTIKVTLMNKADRSYSIQPHGLFYESLNEDEVSSQGSDIGPGKTFTYTWQVKDGPSPSDPSCIPYLYFSATDPVADTNSGLMGPLLVCKKGSLAESGLQKGVDKEFFLLFSVMDENLSQYLRDNIDMFAPSTTDPLDEDFMESNMMHAINGRMYGNLAGLEMCAGDKVTWYTFGLGTEVDIHGVYFEGNTFKKQSTTRDTLNLFPHTTTAVSMQPDEPGVYEVNCRVTDHYSAGMRQQYRVNLCPQREFKHARTPPTKVVQYFISAEEIEWDFSPQRDWELELYHTTEEDSPGNTFLGRGKNRIGSRYKKVVYREYTDDSFTMQKDHQQHLGILGPIIRAEVGEQIVITFKNKASRPYSITAHGVKASGAHVPNRPGKIIELTWDIPESSGPGVSDPNCISYAYYSNVDFIQDLYSGLLGPLVICRPGTLRGEGSDRQRADVEKEFALLFMVHDENQSWYLEDNIRKYLNATQESATFDQGFHESNMMHGINGRLYANLQGLEMTQGHKVDWYLLGMGNEVDMHTVHFHAETFTYKTDSVHRADVFDLFPGTFQTVEMVAGNPGTWLLHCHVTDHIHSGMETTFTIKGAAQGTGSSLDTSLLLLVFALISALH encoded by the exons ATGGACCGGAGTTTGAGGCTGTTGGCGAGTTGTTTACTTTGCGTTCTCTGCTCCGGTGCGGGGGAGACGCGCGGCCGTGAGAGAGTTTACTACATCGGGATCATCGAGGGCACGTGGAATTATGCGCCCAGTGGTAAAAATCTCCTCAATGGAAAAGATATCGCAAATGACGA GCACGCATCCACCTTCCTTGAATCAGGACCACAACGCATCGGCCgggtctacaagaaggccatgttCCGTCAGTACACGGACAGGAAGTACAGCCAGCAGATCCCAGGCCCTGCCTGGTTGGGCTTCCTGGGGCCCGTCCTTCGAGCGGAGGTTGGTGATGTCATCTTGGTCCACCTGAAGAACTTTGCCTCCAGGAACTACTCCATACATCCGCATGGGGTCTTCTATGAGAAAGACGCAGAGG GGGCACTCTACCCGGATGGAACGTCAAAGGCGATGAAGATGGATGACGCTGTTCCTCCAGGAGGCAGCTACACCTACCGCTGGGAGGTCAGACCAGAGTTTGCCCCCACAGATGACGATGCAAACTGCCTGACCTGGGTCTACCATTCTCACGTGGACGCCCCCAGAGACATCGCCTCGGGACTTATTGGGGCTCTGCTGACCTGTAAAAAAG GAATCTTGACCGAGGCTGCCCACTCCGCCCAGGGTTCGGCAGAGTCGGTCCGAAACGACGTCGACCAGGACGTCTTCCTGATGTTCAACGTGGTGGATGAAAATCTGAGTTGGTACCTGCAGGACAACATTCGGAGCTGCTGCGATCCGGCGGGAGTCGACCTGGAAGATGCAGACTTTATGGAATCAAACAAGATGCATG CTATTAATGGTTACATGTTTGGAAATCTGCCCAGAATCACATTATGCCAGGGCCGAGCGGTGGCCTGGCATTTGTTCGGCATGGGTAATGAGGTGGACATTCATTCCGCATTTTTCCATGGCAACACGCTGCTGGACCGGGGCCATCGCACCGACGTCCTCAGCCTGTTCCCCGCCACCTTCGCTACCGCTGAGATGGTCCCCAAGGCTCGAGGGAAGTGGCTGCTGACCTGCCAGGTTAATGACCATTTTCAGG CTGGAATGCAGGCCTTTTATGAGGTAAAGTCATGTAACGGCGTCAGCGGCACCACACTGACAGACGGTGTGGTGAGGAATTACTACATGGCAGTGGAGAAAGTGCTGTGGGACTATGCCCCGTCTGGACAGGACCTAATTAATAACATAAATCTCACCGAGGCCGACAG CGCTTCTGGGACGTTCTTTGGTAGAGATGGCAACAGGATCGGAGGTCAATACCTTAAAGTAATGTACAAAGAGTACACAGATAGTTCCTTCACCACCACGAAACCACAAACGCCAGAATCTCAACATTTGGCACTCTTCG GTCCAGTTTtaagagcagaggaaggagataCAATCAAAGTAACACTGATGAACAAAGCTGACAGAAGCTACAGCATCCAGCCTCACGGCCTCTTCTACGAAAGCCTCAACGAAGACG AGGTCTCCAGCCAAGGCTCTGACATCGGTCCAGGGAAGACCTTCACCTACACCTGGCAGGTGAAGGACGGCCCCTCTCCCTCGGATCCCTCCTGCATCCCCTACCTTTACTTCTCCGCCACAGATCCAGTCGCCGATACCAACTCTGGGCTGATGGGACCGTTGCTCGTGTGCAAGAAAGGATCTCTGGCTGAGAGCGGATTGCAG AAAGGCGTCGATAAGGAATTCTtccttctgttttctgtcatgGATGAAAACTTGAGCCAGTATTTGAGGGACAACATTGACATGTTCGCTCCAAGTACAACGGATCCTTTAGATGAGGACTTCATGGAGAGCAACATGATGCACG CCATAAATGGGCGCATGTACGGTAACCTGGCCGGCCTGGAGATGTGTGCTGGAGACAAAGTAACGTGGTACACCTTCGGACTTGGCACGGAGGTGGACATCCACGGGGTGTATTTCGAGGGGAATACCTTCAAGAAGCAGAGCACGACGCGAGACACTCTCAACCTGTTCCCCCATACCACCACAGCGGTCTCCATGCAGCCAGATGAACCCG GTGTGTACGAGGTGAACTGCAGAGTAACGGACCATTACTCCGCTGGCATGAGGCAGCAGTACAGGGTGAACCTCTGTCCCCAGAGGGAGttcaagcacgcacgcacgcctcCCACCAAGGTCGTGCAGTATTTTATCAGTGCTGAAGAAATCGAGTGGGACTTCTCACCTCAGAGGGACTGGGAGCTGGAGCTGTACCACACCACCGAAGAAGACAG CCCTGGCAACACATTTTtggggagaggaaaaaacaggatCGGCTCACGCTACAAGAAGGTGGTGTATCGAGAATACACCGACGACTCCTTCACCATGCAGAAGGATCACCAGCAACACTTGGGAATTCTGG GTCCCATCATCAGAGCAGAGGTGGGGGAGCAGATCGTGATCACGTTTAAAAACAAAGCCAGCAGGCCGTACTCCATCACCGCGCACGGAGTGAAGGCCAGCGGCGCGCACGTTCCCAACAGACCTG GCAAGATAATAGAGTTGACATGGGATATTCCAGAAAGTTCTGGTCCAGGGGTCTCGGATCCGAACTGCATCTCTTACGCGTACTACTCCAACGTTGACTTTATCCAG GACCTGTACAGCGGTCTCTTGGGGCCTCTGGTCATTTGCAGGCCAGGCACTCTGCGAGGGGAGGGCTCCGACAGACAGAGGGCGGATGTGGAAAAGGAGTTTGCTCTGCTCTTCATGGTGCACGATGAGAACCAGTCCTGGTACTTGGAAGACAACATTAGAAAATACCTCAACGCTACCCAGGAGTCTGCGACGTTCGATCAAGGTTTCCACGAGAGTAACATGATGCACG GGATCAATGGTCGGCTGTATGCGAACCTCCAGGGACTGGAGATGACTCAGGGACACAAAGTGGACTGGTATCTACTGGGAATGGGCAACGAAGTGGACATGCACACTGTTCACTTCCACGCTGAGACATTTACCTACAAG ACGGACAGCGTGCACCGCGCAGACGTTTTTGACCTCTTCCCTGGGACTTTCCAGACTGTCGAAATGGTTGCGGGGAATCCAGGAACCTGGCTACTCCACTGTCATGTGACCGACCACATCCACAGCGGCATGGAGACAACGTTCACTATCAAAG GCGCAGCACAGGGAACTGGAAGCTCCTTAGATACGTCACTGCTCCTGCTGGTATTTGCTCTCATTTCTGCTCTGCACTGA
- the LOC115246473 gene encoding hephaestin-like protein 1 isoform X2: MDRSLRLLASCLLCVLCSGAGETRGRERVYYIGIIEGTWNYAPSGKNLLNGKDIANDEHASTFLESGPQRIGRVYKKAMFRQYTDRKYSQQIPGPAWLGFLGPVLRAEVGDVILVHLKNFASRNYSIHPHGVFYEKDAEGALYPDGTSKAMKMDDAVPPGGSYTYRWEVRPEFAPTDDDANCLTWVYHSHVDAPRDIASGLIGALLTCKKGILTEAAHSAQGSAESVRNDVDQDVFLMFNVVDENLSWYLQDNIRSCCDPAGVDLEDADFMESNKMHAINGYMFGNLPRITLCQGRAVAWHLFGMGNEVDIHSAFFHGNTLLDRGHRTDVLSLFPATFATAEMVPKARGKWLLTCQVNDHFQAGMQAFYEVKSCNGVSGTTLTDGVVRNYYMAVEKVLWDYAPSGQDLINNINLTEADSASGTFFGRDGNRIGGQYLKVMYKEYTDSSFTTTKPQTPESQHLALFGPVLRAEEGDTIKVTLMNKADRSYSIQPHGLFYESLNEDEVSSQGSDIGPGKTFTYTWQVKDGPSPSDPSCIPYLYFSATDPVADTNSGLMGPLLVCKKGSLAESGLQKGVDKEFFLLFSVMDENLSQYLRDNIDMFAPSTTDPLDEDFMESNMMHAINGRMYGNLAGLEMCAGDKVTWYTFGLGTEVDIHGVYFEGNTFKKQSTTRDTLNLFPHTTTAVSMQPDEPGVYEVNCRVTDHYSAGMRQQYRVNLCPQREFKHARTPPTKVVQYFISAEEIEWDFSPQRDWELELYHTTEEDSPGNTFLGRGKNRIGSRYKKVVYREYTDDSFTMQKDHQQHLGILGPIIRAEVGEQIVITFKNKASRPYSITAHGVKASGAHVPNRPGKIIELTWDIPESSGPGVSDPNCISYAYYSNVDFIQDLYSGLLGPLVICRPGTLRGEGSDRQRADVEKEFALLFMVHDENQSWYLEDNIRKYLNATQESATFDQGFHESNMMHGINGRLYANLQGLEMTQGHKVDWYLLGMGNEVDMHTVHFHAETFTYKTVEMVAGNPGTWLLHCHVTDHIHSGMETTFTIKGAAQGTGSSLDTSLLLLVFALISALH; the protein is encoded by the exons ATGGACCGGAGTTTGAGGCTGTTGGCGAGTTGTTTACTTTGCGTTCTCTGCTCCGGTGCGGGGGAGACGCGCGGCCGTGAGAGAGTTTACTACATCGGGATCATCGAGGGCACGTGGAATTATGCGCCCAGTGGTAAAAATCTCCTCAATGGAAAAGATATCGCAAATGACGA GCACGCATCCACCTTCCTTGAATCAGGACCACAACGCATCGGCCgggtctacaagaaggccatgttCCGTCAGTACACGGACAGGAAGTACAGCCAGCAGATCCCAGGCCCTGCCTGGTTGGGCTTCCTGGGGCCCGTCCTTCGAGCGGAGGTTGGTGATGTCATCTTGGTCCACCTGAAGAACTTTGCCTCCAGGAACTACTCCATACATCCGCATGGGGTCTTCTATGAGAAAGACGCAGAGG GGGCACTCTACCCGGATGGAACGTCAAAGGCGATGAAGATGGATGACGCTGTTCCTCCAGGAGGCAGCTACACCTACCGCTGGGAGGTCAGACCAGAGTTTGCCCCCACAGATGACGATGCAAACTGCCTGACCTGGGTCTACCATTCTCACGTGGACGCCCCCAGAGACATCGCCTCGGGACTTATTGGGGCTCTGCTGACCTGTAAAAAAG GAATCTTGACCGAGGCTGCCCACTCCGCCCAGGGTTCGGCAGAGTCGGTCCGAAACGACGTCGACCAGGACGTCTTCCTGATGTTCAACGTGGTGGATGAAAATCTGAGTTGGTACCTGCAGGACAACATTCGGAGCTGCTGCGATCCGGCGGGAGTCGACCTGGAAGATGCAGACTTTATGGAATCAAACAAGATGCATG CTATTAATGGTTACATGTTTGGAAATCTGCCCAGAATCACATTATGCCAGGGCCGAGCGGTGGCCTGGCATTTGTTCGGCATGGGTAATGAGGTGGACATTCATTCCGCATTTTTCCATGGCAACACGCTGCTGGACCGGGGCCATCGCACCGACGTCCTCAGCCTGTTCCCCGCCACCTTCGCTACCGCTGAGATGGTCCCCAAGGCTCGAGGGAAGTGGCTGCTGACCTGCCAGGTTAATGACCATTTTCAGG CTGGAATGCAGGCCTTTTATGAGGTAAAGTCATGTAACGGCGTCAGCGGCACCACACTGACAGACGGTGTGGTGAGGAATTACTACATGGCAGTGGAGAAAGTGCTGTGGGACTATGCCCCGTCTGGACAGGACCTAATTAATAACATAAATCTCACCGAGGCCGACAG CGCTTCTGGGACGTTCTTTGGTAGAGATGGCAACAGGATCGGAGGTCAATACCTTAAAGTAATGTACAAAGAGTACACAGATAGTTCCTTCACCACCACGAAACCACAAACGCCAGAATCTCAACATTTGGCACTCTTCG GTCCAGTTTtaagagcagaggaaggagataCAATCAAAGTAACACTGATGAACAAAGCTGACAGAAGCTACAGCATCCAGCCTCACGGCCTCTTCTACGAAAGCCTCAACGAAGACG AGGTCTCCAGCCAAGGCTCTGACATCGGTCCAGGGAAGACCTTCACCTACACCTGGCAGGTGAAGGACGGCCCCTCTCCCTCGGATCCCTCCTGCATCCCCTACCTTTACTTCTCCGCCACAGATCCAGTCGCCGATACCAACTCTGGGCTGATGGGACCGTTGCTCGTGTGCAAGAAAGGATCTCTGGCTGAGAGCGGATTGCAG AAAGGCGTCGATAAGGAATTCTtccttctgttttctgtcatgGATGAAAACTTGAGCCAGTATTTGAGGGACAACATTGACATGTTCGCTCCAAGTACAACGGATCCTTTAGATGAGGACTTCATGGAGAGCAACATGATGCACG CCATAAATGGGCGCATGTACGGTAACCTGGCCGGCCTGGAGATGTGTGCTGGAGACAAAGTAACGTGGTACACCTTCGGACTTGGCACGGAGGTGGACATCCACGGGGTGTATTTCGAGGGGAATACCTTCAAGAAGCAGAGCACGACGCGAGACACTCTCAACCTGTTCCCCCATACCACCACAGCGGTCTCCATGCAGCCAGATGAACCCG GTGTGTACGAGGTGAACTGCAGAGTAACGGACCATTACTCCGCTGGCATGAGGCAGCAGTACAGGGTGAACCTCTGTCCCCAGAGGGAGttcaagcacgcacgcacgcctcCCACCAAGGTCGTGCAGTATTTTATCAGTGCTGAAGAAATCGAGTGGGACTTCTCACCTCAGAGGGACTGGGAGCTGGAGCTGTACCACACCACCGAAGAAGACAG CCCTGGCAACACATTTTtggggagaggaaaaaacaggatCGGCTCACGCTACAAGAAGGTGGTGTATCGAGAATACACCGACGACTCCTTCACCATGCAGAAGGATCACCAGCAACACTTGGGAATTCTGG GTCCCATCATCAGAGCAGAGGTGGGGGAGCAGATCGTGATCACGTTTAAAAACAAAGCCAGCAGGCCGTACTCCATCACCGCGCACGGAGTGAAGGCCAGCGGCGCGCACGTTCCCAACAGACCTG GCAAGATAATAGAGTTGACATGGGATATTCCAGAAAGTTCTGGTCCAGGGGTCTCGGATCCGAACTGCATCTCTTACGCGTACTACTCCAACGTTGACTTTATCCAG GACCTGTACAGCGGTCTCTTGGGGCCTCTGGTCATTTGCAGGCCAGGCACTCTGCGAGGGGAGGGCTCCGACAGACAGAGGGCGGATGTGGAAAAGGAGTTTGCTCTGCTCTTCATGGTGCACGATGAGAACCAGTCCTGGTACTTGGAAGACAACATTAGAAAATACCTCAACGCTACCCAGGAGTCTGCGACGTTCGATCAAGGTTTCCACGAGAGTAACATGATGCACG GGATCAATGGTCGGCTGTATGCGAACCTCCAGGGACTGGAGATGACTCAGGGACACAAAGTGGACTGGTATCTACTGGGAATGGGCAACGAAGTGGACATGCACACTGTTCACTTCCACGCTGAGACATTTACCTACAAG ACTGTCGAAATGGTTGCGGGGAATCCAGGAACCTGGCTACTCCACTGTCATGTGACCGACCACATCCACAGCGGCATGGAGACAACGTTCACTATCAAAG GCGCAGCACAGGGAACTGGAAGCTCCTTAGATACGTCACTGCTCCTGCTGGTATTTGCTCTCATTTCTGCTCTGCACTGA
- the LOC115252638 gene encoding transmembrane protein 135-like: MAVLSKIPHNCYEIGHTWNPSCLQSALDVSRSALEVSFKIYVPLYLIAAVLRRRKKDYYLKRLIPEILWSTTFLTANGGLYIVFFCILRKLLGGFYSWSLGFGSALPASYLAILVERKSRRGLLTIYMANLATETLFRMAATRGFVRPVRHGEVLLFCITASLYMFFFRSRDGLKGFAFSALKFIIGKEELPTHAVVAEHGSSRTPDRTALAVEGGAGRPEAGRKTLRAYTKELLESICTKGPRHRCCRHHHDNCISYCIKGFVRMFSVGYLIQCCLKVPSAFRQMFSKPSRIPSLFYNKENFQLGAFLGSFVSIYKVTSCLLRWMRNIDDELHALIAGFLAGTSMFFYRSTTISMYLFTKLMETMYFKGIEAGRFPYFPHADTVLYAVSTAICFQAAVMEVQNLRPAYWKFLLRLTQGRFALMNRQVLDVFGTQASRDFKGFVPKLDPHFTSVLLPGADITLG; this comes from the exons ATGGCTGTGCTCAGTAAAATACCCCACAACTGCTACGAGATCGGCCACACCTGGAACCCGTCGTGTTTGCAGTCCGCTCTGGACGTTTCCAGAAGTGCTCTGGAGGTTTCTTTCAAAATATACGTCCCTCTTTATCTG ATTGCAGCAGtgctgaggagaaggaagaaggattattatttaaaaagactCATCCCTGAGATTCTCTGGTCCACCACCTTCCTCACCGCCAATGGGGGTCTCTACATTGTTTTCTTCTGCATCCTCAG GAAACTGTTGGGGGGCTTCTACTCCTGGTCTCTTGGGTTCGGCTCGGCGCTGCCTGCTTCCTATCTCGCCATCCTCGTGGAGCGCAAGAGCAG GAGAGGACTGTTGACGATATACATGGCCAACCTT GCCACTGAAACTTTGTTCCGGATGGCAGCGACCCGCGGCTTCGTCAGACCCGTGAGACACGGAGAG gtgcttCTGTTCTGCATAACTGCTTCACTCTAcatgttcttcttcag GAGTCGAGACGGCCTCAAAGGCTTCGCCTTTTCCGCGTTGAA GTTCATCATCGGGAAAGAGGAGCTTCCCACTCACGCCGTCGTGGCCGAGCACGGCAGCTCGAGGACGCCGGACAGGACGGCGCTCGCCGTGGAGGGCGGGGCCGGGAGGCCCGAGGCCGGGAGGAAGACGCTGCGGGCGTACACCAAAGAACTGCTGGAGTCCAT ATGCACAAAGGGTCCCAGACACAGGTGCTGCAgacatcaccatgacaactgcATCTCCTACTGCATTAAA gGTTTTGTCAGGATGTTTAGTGTGGGCTACCTGATTCAGTGCTGTCTTAAGGTGCCTTCAGCCTTCAGACAGATGTTCTCCAAACCCTCACGGATCCCCTCGCTCTTCTACAACAAAGAGAACTTCCAGTTAGGGGCCTTTCTGGGATCCTTCGTCAGCATATACAAG GTGACCAGCTGCCTGTTGCGCTGGATGCGGAACATTGATGATGAGCTCCATGCATTAATCGCAG GCTTCCTGGCCGGAACGTCCATGTTCTTCTACAGAAGCACCACCATATCCATGTACCTTTTTACAAAGCTGATGGAG ACCATGTACTTCAAAGGCATCGAAGCAGGACGCTTCCCCTACTTCCCCCACGCTGACACCGTTCTCTACGCCGTCTCCACTGCGATTTGTTTCCAAGCT GCTGTGATGGAAGTGCAGAACCTCAGGCCCGCATACTGGAAGTTCCTGCTGCGCCTGACACAGGGCAG GTTTGCTCTGATGAACAGGCAGGTCCTGGATGTGTTTGGGACTCAGGCCTCCAGAGATTTCAAAGGCTTTGTGCCCAAACTAGACCCCCATTTCACCAGCGTGCTGCTGCCAGGAGCTGACATCACGCTGGGATGA